In Cyprinus carpio isolate SPL01 chromosome B7, ASM1834038v1, whole genome shotgun sequence, a genomic segment contains:
- the LOC122137876 gene encoding relaxin-3 receptor 1-like, which translates to MRSVDSLVHQAPVGEFPSETMGDFLNQSGWGTLNKSLTDQHKFSSLEDIDVTADGSLVLRIIISVVYSAVCAVGLVGNLLVFFLMKIRQGQKKSIINFFVINLAVTDFQFVLTLPFWAVDTALDFSWPFGNAMCKIILSVPVMNMYASVFFLTAMSITRYWSVASALKIPSRKKSVSVKWVCAVLWILATVATAPTSIFSTVTVVAGEKLCLLKFPDGQDWLALYHLQKIVIAFILPMFILSVCYLLLLRFIRKRGINTRQRRRSKVAKSVTVVVLSFFICWMPNHAITLWGVLVKLNAVHWDKTYYMVHTYVFPVTVCLAHTNSCLNPVLYCLMRREFRKMLHSFFWRVSSPVISKAGKLHGYSRGSSQNLDDAHTVIHLNVIDAQRSQQSKQPTLY; encoded by the coding sequence ATGCGATCAGTAGACAGCCTTGTGCACCAGGCACCTGTTGGAGAGTTTCCTTCAGAAACAATGGGTGACTTTCTCAACCAAAGCGGATGGGGAACTTTGAACAAAAGTTTAACGGATCAGCACAAGTTCAGCAGTCTGGAAGACATCGATGTGACTGCTGACGGCAGCCTCGTCCTGCGGATTATCATCTCGGTGGTTTATTCCGCGGTGTGCGCCGTGGGTTTGGTCGGAAACCTTTTGGTGTTTTTCCTTATGAAAATAAGACAAGGTCAaaagaaatccatcattaatTTCTTTGTCATCAATTTAGCTGTCACCGACTTTCAGTTTGTGTTGACCTTACCTTTCTGGGCTGTAGATACGGCGTTGGATTTCAGCTGGCCGTTTGGTAACGCCATGTGCAAAATCATTTTATCAGTCCCTGTGATGAACATGTACGCCAGCGTCTTTTTCCTCACCGCGATGAGCATTACGCGCTACTGGTCTGTCGCATCTGCTTTAAAGATCCCTTCTCGAAAGAAGTCCGTGTCTGTGAAGTGGGTCTGTGCTGTACTGTGGATCTTGGCGACTGTGGCAACAGCTCCAACTTCCATTTTCTCCACCGTGACAGTTGTGGCAGGTGAAAAACTCTGCCTCCTCAAGTTCCCAGATGGCCAGGATTGGCTCGCTCTGTATCACCTTCAGAAAATTGTCATTGCGTTTATCTTGCCCATGTTCATTCTCTCAGTATGTTATCTATTACTGCTGAGGTTTATCCGAAAGAGGGGTATTAATACCCGTCAAAGAAGACGATCGAAAGTAGCAAAGTCTGTAACGGTGGTGgtcctctctttttttatttgctggaTGCCAAACCATGCGATCACCCTGTGGGGCGTGCTGGTGAAATTGAACGCGGTGCACTGGGACAAAACATATTACATGGTGCACACTTATGTTTTCCCCGTGACTGTTTGTCTTGCTCATACTAATAGTTGTTTAAACCCAGTATTGTATTGTCTAATGCGACGGGAGTTTAGGAAAATGTTACATAGTTTCTTTTGGCGCGTCTCCTCGCCTGTTATCTCGAAGGCTGGAAAACTACATGGATACAGTCGAGGCAGCAGTCAAAACCTGGATGACGCACACACTGTAATTCATTTAAACGTGATTGACGCACAACGCTCCCAACAATCCAAACAACCGACCTTATACTGA